One genomic segment of Rubeoparvulum massiliense includes these proteins:
- the nfsA gene encoding oxygen-insensitive NADPH nitroreductase, with protein sequence MNQVIQLLKSHRSIRKFTDETIPEAWIEDVIKAGQAASTSSFLQTYSVISITDSDRKAQLAELTSNPYVATCSHFLVFCANVERLALAGEMHQTPFQGNNLELFLMASLDTALMAQNVMVAAESLGLGGVYIGGIRNQIAQVSELLQLPQFIYPVFGMCLGYPDHEPELKPRLPLAAVYHKERYQLTPSEEQELLAQYDKVVQAYYTKRTGGKRTDTWTESVMGYVKKPSRTHLREYLEKQGFRFD encoded by the coding sequence ATGAATCAAGTAATTCAATTATTGAAGAGCCATCGATCCATTCGTAAATTTACCGATGAGACCATACCAGAGGCATGGATTGAAGACGTGATCAAGGCAGGACAAGCGGCTTCTACATCAAGCTTTTTACAAACCTATTCTGTTATTAGCATCACTGATTCAGACAGGAAGGCGCAGCTTGCTGAATTGACCAGCAATCCATATGTGGCAACCTGCAGTCATTTTCTGGTTTTTTGTGCTAATGTCGAGCGGCTTGCCTTGGCAGGGGAGATGCATCAGACACCATTTCAGGGTAACAATCTCGAATTATTTCTCATGGCTAGCCTCGATACCGCTCTCATGGCCCAAAATGTTATGGTTGCAGCAGAGAGCCTAGGTCTTGGCGGTGTTTATATTGGCGGGATTCGTAATCAGATTGCTCAGGTGAGTGAGCTTTTGCAGCTACCCCAATTTATTTATCCTGTCTTTGGCATGTGCCTAGGCTATCCAGACCATGAGCCTGAGTTAAAGCCTCGTCTCCCCTTAGCTGCGGTATATCACAAGGAGAGGTATCAGCTGACTCCAAGTGAAGAGCAGGAGCTATTAGCGCAGTATGATAAGGTGGTGCAAGCTTACTACACGAAGCGAACAGGTGGCAAGCGGACGGATACCTGGACGGAATCGGTAATGGGTTATGTCAAAAAGCCTAGTCGCACACATCTGAGGGAATACCTGGAAAAGCAAGGCTTCCGCTTTGACTAA
- the selD gene encoding selenide, water dikinase SelD, whose product MKKKGVTIVLEEEKIRLTTTSSKSGUGCKIGPEDLAQVLCQIPKQAPDPNVLLGLDVPDDAGVYKLTDEIAIIQTLDFFTPVVDDPYQYGQIAAANSLSDVYAMGGQPITAMNIVGYPIKKLPPHVLAEILRGAFDKVNEAGARIIGGHSVDDQEPKFGLSVTGIVHPDQFWTIAGAKPGDKIILTKPIGVGAVTTGIKRGKVPPELEEHVTKVMATLNKYAYDVLKNYDVHACTDVTGFGLVGHAREMAEASQVTFQLWMDQIPILEGTYDLAALDVLPGGSKANLRFLAPVTRFNQLQDVEPIILCDAVTSGGLLVSLPPDQAEDALMQLHQQGVTDAQIIGEVSEREDVWIAVNPTK is encoded by the coding sequence ATGAAAAAGAAAGGAGTGACAATCGTGCTAGAAGAAGAAAAAATACGTTTAACCACTACCTCCTCAAAATCAGGCTGAGGCTGCAAAATTGGTCCAGAGGACCTGGCACAAGTTTTGTGTCAAATTCCTAAGCAAGCCCCAGATCCCAATGTACTATTAGGCCTTGATGTACCTGATGATGCAGGAGTTTATAAGCTCACTGATGAAATTGCTATTATCCAAACCTTAGACTTTTTTACCCCTGTAGTAGATGATCCATACCAGTATGGTCAGATCGCAGCAGCTAACTCCTTGAGTGACGTCTATGCCATGGGCGGACAGCCTATTACTGCCATGAATATCGTTGGTTATCCCATTAAAAAACTGCCCCCCCATGTACTTGCAGAAATACTCCGTGGGGCATTTGATAAAGTGAATGAAGCAGGTGCGCGGATTATCGGTGGTCACTCGGTAGACGATCAGGAGCCTAAATTTGGTCTCTCGGTTACCGGGATTGTTCATCCTGATCAATTCTGGACCATTGCAGGAGCCAAGCCTGGTGATAAAATCATTCTGACGAAGCCCATCGGTGTTGGTGCAGTCACCACTGGGATTAAACGGGGTAAGGTGCCTCCTGAGCTTGAGGAGCATGTTACCAAGGTAATGGCCACCTTAAATAAATATGCTTATGATGTGTTGAAGAATTATGATGTCCATGCTTGTACCGATGTGACCGGCTTTGGTTTAGTAGGTCATGCACGGGAAATGGCAGAGGCCAGTCAGGTGACCTTCCAGCTCTGGATGGATCAGATTCCGATTCTTGAAGGGACCTATGACCTAGCAGCACTCGATGTTTTACCAGGTGGTTCCAAGGCCAACCTACGATTCTTAGCACCTGTTACACGATTCAATCAATTACAGGATGTAGAGCCTATTATCCTTTGTGATGCGGTGACATCAGGTGGACTCCTTGTTAGTCTTCCTCCTGATCAAGCGGAGGATGCACTTATGCAATTGCATCAACAAGGGGTTACAGATGCGCAGATTATTGGAGAAGTGAGTGAGCGTGAGGATGTGTGGATTGCGGTGAATCCCACGAAGTAA